CTGGTTTTGGCCACTGCGGCTCCCGCGCTGGCCTTCGAGGGCGAAATCGAAGCGAAGTCGATCGGCGACACGTCCGATGGCGCCGTTCGACTCAAAATCTACGTCGCCAAGAATGGAGACTTGCGCGTGGATACCTCGGCGAAGGGCCCTCAGGGTCAGGCCCATCGTGCCTCGTACATCAAGCCCGCCAAGGGCAAGTACGACTACGCGCTCGACCATGATCGAAAACGGGCCACCAAAATCCGGAAAGACACGATCACGAAAATGGCTCAAAGCCAACCGGACGAGCAGAAGGGCAACAAAGCAAACGTCGAGATCAAAAAGCTCGGCACGGACACTGTCGCTGGGCAACGTACCCGCCACGTCCGCGTCATCGACAAGGATGAAGGGAGCACGGCTGACCTCTGGCTGAGCGACCGGTACCCGGCGAGGCTCTGGCAGAGGATCTTCTCGTTCGGCGGCGATGGCGGGAAGAGCTCGTCGAGCGGATGGACCCAAGTCATGGAGAAGGAGTACGGCTTCAAACCCGGATTCGTCATGAAGATGCTGTCCAAAGAGAAGGGAGGCCGGCAAAGCGGTTTGGAAGTGACCCGGATGCAGGAGAAGAAGGTGACCGCAGGAAAGGTTGCGGTGCCGTCCGACTACCAGGTGACCGAGATGCCCGACATGCCGGAAGGAATTCCAAACATGAAGATGCCGACCACCGAAGAAGAAGCTGAGCAGATGCGCGAAGAGTGGATGAAGAAGATGCAGGAGCAG
This genomic stretch from Rhodothermales bacterium harbors:
- a CDS encoding DUF4412 domain-containing protein; translated protein: MRCWMRWLMGVLVLATAAPALAFEGEIEAKSIGDTSDGAVRLKIYVAKNGDLRVDTSAKGPQGQAHRASYIKPAKGKYDYALDHDRKRATKIRKDTITKMAQSQPDEQKGNKANVEIKKLGTDTVAGQRTRHVRVIDKDEGSTADLWLSDRYPARLWQRIFSFGGDGGKSSSSGWTQVMEKEYGFKPGFVMKMLSKEKGGRQSGLEVTRMQEKKVTAGKVAVPSDYQVTEMPDMPEGIPNMKMPTTEEEAEQMREEWMKKMQEQQR